CTAAAAAGCCAGATCGTCTTGGAATCGGGAACTTTATCGCCTGCATCAATTGAAAGAAAACGCATAAAGGACAATCGGTCTAAAATCTGATATTCAATCCCATCATCAGAAAGGTTGTAAAGAGACTGTAAAATCAGTATTTTAAACATCAGGATAACATCATACGGTTTTGCGCCCGCGTTGCTCTTTCGATCCTTCACAAAAACATTACTCAAAACAGAACGAAAATCCTCCCATGGAATCACCTTATTCAATTCAACTAATGGATCTCCATTCTTGTCAATTCTCGTATAGCGCTCTTTCCAGTCAAATAATCCAAGCTGCTTCATTGTCTAATTTGCTCACCATATTCATAAGTTAATATGGTTGTCTTATAACATACTTTTACTTGTTTAGTAATTAATAAAACAATTTTTAGAGATTCTCTATATTATAGGAGCTTTCCTCCCGCCCCTAAGACTCCGATTAGCTTCCATATCAAGCCACATTCCAAAAAGAGTGAACTGACTCGCGCTGATAAAGGTAAACATGGCAGCAAGAGCATTTATTGGGGGAATATGTCCAACAAACACCCAAAAATAAAAAACTCTTAAAAAGAGGAGAAAAGATGAGCAGCCAAAAAAGAAAGCCAGAAAATAAAATAGCACCAGAGGGTGAAAATCCCTGATAACGTATTTTTCCTTCATTCTCCAGAAAAACAGTTTCAGAAGAAGCCAGCTCAAGGTAAACATAACTTTTTTTATGTTCATGCCTGATTTCTCGCCGACATTGTAAACCGGCTCAACGGGAACATCAGCAATTCTGAAATTGGCCACATTAAGCCTTACAATCAGATCATTGGGTTGACCGTAACTCTTATACATCGAATCCCAGTCTATTGTTTTAAGAACATCACGGTTCATTGCTGTATAACCGGACTGAAAATCTGAAATCTGCCAGTATCCAGAGGCAATTTTTGTTAAAAGAGAAAGAAAAGCTGTTCCATAATATCTGACTTTGGGCATCTTTTCATATGCTTTGCCCGAAAAAAATCTGTTACCTTTGGCAAAATCTGTCAACCCCTCAGTAACCGGGTACACAAGTTTTTCCAGATCATCCGGGTTCATTTGGCCGTCACCGTCCATTCTTACTATAATCTCGGCGTCCTGGCTCAAAACCCATTTAAAACCCTTAGCAAGAGAAGCTCCGCATCCGAGATTTGTTTCGTTTTTTAACAGAATTATTCTTTTGTCTGACTCAGATATTTTCTCAACTGTTTCAAAAGTGTTATCAGTACTTGAATCATCTACAATTACGATTTTATCGACAAAGTCAGGCATCGTCTCAATGACTTTTATAATCTGCTTCTCTTCATTATGG
This portion of the Desulforegula conservatrix Mb1Pa genome encodes:
- a CDS encoding IS5/IS1182 family transposase; amino-acid sequence: MKQLGLFDWKERYTRIDKNGDPLVELNKVIPWEDFRSVLSNVFVKDRKSNAGAKPYDVILMFKILILQSLYNLSDDGIEYQILDRLSFMRFLSIDAGDKVPDSKTIWLF
- a CDS encoding glycosyltransferase family 2 protein, whose translation is MYSNKKIYVVVPAHNEEKQIIKVIETMPDFVDKIVIVDDSSTDNTFETVEKISESDKRIILLKNETNLGCGASLAKGFKWVLSQDAEIIVRMDGDGQMNPDDLEKLVYPVTEGLTDFAKGNRFFSGKAYEKMPKVRYYGTAFLSLLTKIASGYWQISDFQSGYTAMNRDVLKTIDWDSMYKSYGQPNDLIVRLNVANFRIADVPVEPVYNVGEKSGMNIKKVMFTLSWLLLKLFFWRMKEKYVIRDFHPLVLFYFLAFFFGCSSFLLFLRVFYFWVFVGHIPPINALAAMFTFISASQFTLFGMWLDMEANRSLRGGRKAPII